The nucleotide sequence GTTTTCTAATTTTTTTTCCATTTTTCTACCTCCAAAAAAATTACTATAATTTATTAATCCTTTAAAGCGTCTTAGGTAATCTACTTATTTTTCTACACAAGTGCGAGTTGACTGACTCTCCTTAAAATACTTTATAACTCATTTATTTTAGAAATATTATTTATATCTGTTATAAATATTGTTAATTTTATTACTTCGTTGAGAGTAAACCCTATTACACTACGTAAATTTAAGATTTCCAATTACTTGTCTAATCTAATCTTTTATAACCCACCTACAATCTTTTCATTGCTGGATTAATGACAATCTGACCTTATGTAAATAGAAATCTCTTACCTTAGCAGATTAAAAATATGGTCCTACTACTTTTGGACAAAATCAGTTTCTTATCTTTTACATAAATCATCACCTCCTCTCAACTACCTTTTAAACAAATCATTGTTTACTTATTGAGAAAAATTTTATTGAAGCTTGATTCTATTGTAAATTATTGATATCAATTTCAATATTTAATAAATATATAAATTTAGCTCTTCCTGTCTTTACAGTTCATTAGGCTTATAGGAACCTATGCTTCTATAAACTGTCGTTTCTGAAACTTCTAATTTCTGAGATACAACCTTAACACTTCCTTTTATTAGGAAAAAGCCTTTTTTATCTAACTCAGAAATAATTTCCTTTTTCTCATCAAGTGTCATTCGATTAACAGGTACAGCTATATGTGAAAGAGCTTCATTTATCATATGGTGTGCAACATCTTCGATGGAATCATACAAAGCTTCAGATATATCCTTCTTATTTGGAACTGATGTCAAATTATAACTCGGTATTACTTTTTGACCTATAAGAAATTCTTGTAAGTAATCACTAAAAAACTTTGCTTTTGTAACGTCTATATTCACACACATCATGGCTATTATTTTATCATCATCATCCTTAATAAAATAAGTTGCCGATCTGATAATCTTTCCATCAATTGTTTTGCTTGTATAATTTACAAAATATTCATCATCAGTATATTCATTTTCCTTTAATATTCTTAAACCTAAATCTGTAATTGATCCTCCAATTTTTCTTCCTGAAAAATTATTTCTAATATAAATAATTGATTTTTCAACACTCTCAACATCATGTATTACTATTTCATACTCTTTACCTAGAAAATCGGCCCAGAAATCTGTTGTTTTGATATAACCCTTTAGAACTTCCTCTTTGCTTCTTTTTCCCATGATAACCTCCTTTTTTATTACTGAAAAATTAAATATTTAAATCCTTTATTAAACTCTAAAAAGCTCAAATAATCGGAGCTTTTTTTGATGAGATTTTTTACATGACTCATTAATCCAAATATATTTCGTGTAAAACTTTGCTCTGAAAAATATTTTTTTTCAGATAATTTTTTATCCAATATAATAATATAATATTTTTTGTCTGATTGCAAATATTTTTTCCTGAAATAAATTTTTTTCAGTCAATCATATTAATTGTTTTGTTTTTAAAATATTTCATATTTATTTAAAACATAGTATTCATGATATACTTTAAATTTAATGACATACTAATTTTAAAATAATTTTCCTGTGCTATTTAGCACACTTTTTGTCGTAATTTATAGAATCGTTGTATAAATCATGGTATAATATGGACATTAATATCGAACTTTTTAAAAATAGACCAAACAGGAAGACAATTGAATTCGATATGAATCTTTGTATAAAATATTTTATTTAAATGGAGGTTTTTTGTTATGCGTGTTATTGCAAATGATGAAAAGAATAATCCGGGAATTTATGATGTTAATAGTTTTTACTTTACAGGTGAACGAATAATCTGTGATATTGATGCTTACAATTATATTTGTATTTCAGTAAAAAATGGGAAATTCAACAAAGAAAATTTTATGACACTGTTAAATAAAATGCTAAAAGAAAATGCAGTAAACTTTATAGGTACCAATGCTTATATAAAGAGAAATACTAATGAAGTGGAAGTTGATTTGAAATCAATATCTACTGAATACGAAATGAAAGTTGATATTAGTAGCGTATCAGTTGATGAATATAATAGATCTGTATACATAAACAATAACAATCCTATACAAGTTTCCATGCAAGAACCTATAAGTGTTAAGATAGAGGCAGAATAGATTTGAATATGTATTAACATATTTTATATGGCAAGAAAAACTAATTTAGTGGTCTTGACAAATCTATTTATTATGAAGCGTCGAAACAGTAATATATAACATCACGTATGCTCAATGGCAACTTATATTTGGGTCCTAATTCTAGCTTAGTTTTATGAAATAAGTATAAGTAACATTCTCAGAGATATAAAAAAATAAAAAAGCTCTTGAAAAGGAAGTTGTAACTGACGAAAATAGATTAAAATCTTTACATGAAGAATAGAATAAAGTTGCAAGGGGACGATTTGAAGAACCGCCTTAATAAGTATGCTGTAAGGTTTATGTTGGATATTTTTTCATCCAGCATTTTTATCCTTTTTGTAGTATATCTGTTGTTTTATGCAAACAAATGAACCGTCCCCTTGTTTGCAAAATTAATTACTCTTGCTCTCTAAAAACTTTATTCTTTCCTCAAATTGTGGTAAGTATTCTTTGTGTGCAACCAACATTTCATCTAAAATTGTTTGTGCTATTTTACCACTTGGAACAAGTGGGTTAATTGTAAATGCTTGTAACGCAGTGCTATAATCTCCTGTTACCGCAGCTTTAATAGTGGTTAACTCCATGTCTTTCATGTGTTGTAACAATCCTCTACTTGAAACGTCAAAGGAACCCCATGAAAGTGGAACTGGTCCATTAGAAGTAATGATAGAACTTACTTCAACAACTACATCATTTGGTAGGTCAGAGATAGCACCATTATTTTTCGTACTTACTACCATATGACTACGCTTATCATTATATATAGAAGTAATTAATTCACATGCTGCATCAGAATAGTAAGCTCCTCCTCGTTTTGCAAGTTGTGGTGGTTTTATGCTTAAGTTAGGATCTTTGTAAAGCTCAAATAATTCTGCTTCTGTACGTTTTACTACTTCTGCACGAGTTTCACCTTTCTCAAAGGCTTCTAACTGTTCTTTTAACATATCATCTGTAATATAGTAGTATCTATGATACATACATGGAATAATACCTAGATTACGTACTTGATCTGGTAAAAAACCAATATTAGGAATATTTTGAACTCCAGCTTTTTCTTCAACACCTTCATCAACATTATTATTTGGATTTAATGGTCTCTTGATTTCTTCTAATGCCTTCGCCAATCTTTCAGGTGATGTATATGCAACTTCAATTACATCTTTAGTTTTTTCTTCTCCTATTTTATTCCACACACGATGCCAATGGAAATGATTTAACCCTCCAAAACGAAAGAATAAATCTTCTTCTTTTTCTTTTAAAGCTCCTGCTGCAATTTTGCTACACATAATAGGCACATTACATAAACCTACTACTTTATCCCAATGCCCATAACGCATAACTGCTTCCGTCACCATTCCAGATGGATTGGTGAAGTTAACTAACCATGCTTTTGGACAAAGTTCCTTCATTTCTTCCACAATATCTAATATAACAGGGATTGTACGAAAGGCTTTAAACATTCCTCCTGCACCATTTGTTTCTTGTCCAATAATTCCATGAGATAGAGGTATTCTCTCATCCTTAATGCGAGCATCTAATAAACCTACTCTAAATTGAGTAGAAACAAAATCTGCATCCTTTAGTGCTTTACGACGATCTAATGTTAAATTAATTTCCCAATCTAACCCAGCTGCTTTAACCATTCTCTTTGCCAAAGCACCAACAATTTCTAGTTTTTCCCTTCCAGCTTCAATATCTACTAACCATAGTTCTTTGATTGGTAATTCATCTTTTCTTTTTATAAAACCTTCTATTAATTCTGGTGTATAACTTGATCCACCACCAATAGTTACTATTTTCAAATTCTTTTTCATATTCATCCCTCCGTTTCTATAATCATTATAATTTAAACTATTAATGATTAGAATATTCATAGCGCTTATAGTCACAAAGAGGATTATTTAGTTACATGTTCCACCTAAAAAACAAAGTGTTTTTTAAACAGCAAAAAACCCCCTTAATAATTTTTAAAGGAGTTTCTTAACACTCTGAAGTTGTTTTTATACTTTGCTTTTTTAGCATGGTTAATTTAGCTAAAGCTTCAATTATATACATTGCGGGAATTTGTGAAGTTATATCTACTTTGCCCCATGAATTCTCATAAGCTAACTCTCTTTGTATATAATATGAAATATTATAATCTGTCATTTTTGCTAATGTGCTATTCTTACTGTTGGTGATAGAAACTACAGTCGCCTTACTTCTTTTCAAAATTTCTGAATTATTGACTAGCGCTTCAATCTCTCCTTCAACAGATAATGTAATTATTATTGTTTCACTTGGAACTTCAAGGTTTATTGGAAACATTGGATTATTAACCCCTGTAGAAAAAATCCCAACATTACAAAAATAGCGACTAGCATAATCAGCAATTATTCCTGAATTGCCTACACCTAAAAATATCACATGTTTCTTTGATGCTATAATTGTTGCAATTTTATCGAGCTGATTTTGAAAAGCTTGTGTATTTGCTCTTTGCAAAAAATCCAGGACTATTGAAAAATCATATCTTTTTTGGTGGTTCTTACTCTTCTCTGCTTCCAACTTATATCTCACTTTGAATTCAGAAAATCCATCGCAATTTAATTTTCTACAAAATCTAGTGATAGTAGTAGTTGAAACATGAGCTTCATTAGCCATTTCTCTAATGGTCATGTAGGCAATTTTCTCGCTATTTTTTAATATAAAATTATAAATCTCATAATCTAGCTCACTAAATTGACTTAAAGCTTGTTTAGAAAATAAACTCACAGTGTATCACCGCCTTCTCAACATTATAAAATATTAAATATTAAAAGACAAGTTTCTATCATTGTAGTTATATGTTTTTTATGCAAACAAATGAACCGTCCCCTTGTTTGTTTATTTTGTTTGTTTTTACGCAGTCTGCCGTCCCCTTGTTTGTATTAAGTTTTAATAATGTTTTTCGAATTGCCTCATAACCTTCATGTATATCATTTATATGTGTAACAGAACATTCAATAGGACATTGTCCATCTTTAGTTCGATTGATAATAAACGGAACTATTTTGCAATATTTTACTTTTATATTGGATTTAGTCGCAAAATCAAGAGCTACTTGACTAATAATAGGTGTTATAACCTGATCTGCTCCAATGAGTATTGCAAGTATGATTGCACCTTTACCAATAATTCTATCTACAACAGTTAATGGCTCTGTTGAAGACCCATAACTTGAATAATAATCCATCATTGGTTTTACTCCTTTTTGCTCAGAGGTAAAAACAATCTGATTATGTTTCAAAACAAAACATGTTTTTTCTGGATTTTGTTCTAATAACTTAATTAACTGATTAGATACTGTCTGCATTTAAAAACCTCCTAAGAACTAAAACTAATATTGGAACTAATATCACTTGATGGTTTTGCAATGTTGTCAATACTATTTTTTAACATAATTACCACCCTCTCCATCCTGTTATTTTTCTGTCTCTATTTTTTTTATATACTTTATCAAATATTGTTTTGTAAAGTCAAACATGTCTAATATAATACTTTCATTATCATTTATAAAATTTAAAAATTCTTCAGATGGTTCACCAAAAAAATCTTCATGAAATTTCTCATGCCCTTGATATGCCAATAATCCTCTTTTCGTTAATTTAAAATATGTATTTTTATTATTCTCAAGTTTCTTATACCGACTTAATAACTCTTTCTTCTCTAATTTTTGTATTATCTTAAAAATAGCACCTTTTGTAACACCTAATCTTTGCGCAATTGTAGTCATATTGATTTCGTTATTATCTTGAATAAATGCCAAAGTATGTATTTCTGATGGATACAACTCTTCCCCTAGCTCTTGCGGATGAAAGCCCAGCTAAGGTTCTCTCTCTAATGATATCTCTTTCAAATTCAGCTAGAGAAGCAAAAATATGAAACATTAATTTACCTGTTGAGCTAGTTGTGTCTAGGTTTTCTTTAAGGCTTAAGAAGCCTATTTCTTTTTCATTCAATTCATTTATAATTTCAATAAGGTGTTTTAATGATCTTCCAGATCTATCTAATTTCCAAACAACAATAATATCTCCTTTTCTTGCATACTCAAAAGCTTGTTTGAGTCCCGGTTTTTCTTCTTTAGCTCCTGAAACTTTATCTGTAAAAATTTTTTTGCATACTGAACTTTTGAGAGCATCTATTTGTAAATCTAGATTTTGCTCTCTAGTTGAAACTCTAGCATATCCTATTTCATAATTTCCCTCCAGATTATTTAAAATATAATAAAATTGTCCTATAACTCAATTAGAAAGTCAAGTTATAGGACTCTGTTTTTAGTATAAGTTTTTGAACTGATTTTCAACCTTTTTCATATATTTTTAGCGTTATTACAAATAGTCCGAAAAATCTTCGTTTTTGGAACTGTTAGCACATAAAAAAACGAAGTGGATTTTATGACTTAAACCATAAGTTTGCTCGTTTGGTAGCTTTATGCTTTATTATTATAGCTCTAATTATGAGTATAGAATAATTTAAGGTTTAAAACAACAATTATATGATTTGTTGTTTTGTAAAATTATAGTTCAAGTAAAAATTTCTTATATTAAAATCTACTTTGTCCCTGCTTATAGCTTAGCTGGTACTAAATCATCTTGGGACAAAGTAACAAAATCATTTATTTTACATATTATTTCTATAGTAGTTTTGATAACTACTGAAATTAAATTTTATAAAATTTTTACATTATTCAGATTATTTAGTAAAATTACATTAATATTACAATTTCTATTTTAAATAATTTTCTACAAATTTTCCATTATTTATATGATAGAATCAATTTGTATTTACGTTTAAATATCAACATAACTTTTATAAATTGCAAAATTGCATTAGAAGTGCAGTAATTACGATGTTTTTATCTCACTAGAAAAATATGGTTATAAGTTGAAGACTACAAGCTTACCTTACAAAAAAGCAGCTAATTACTATGCTGCAACTAAACTTTATAATGGAAAAAATGGAAATTGAACAATTATTATTATATTTGGTTTAGAATATTTAACTTTAATTTGCAAGTTTCGTGATATAACCCTTTTATAGTTAGTATTTGGATTATACACGTTACTATAAAATATCTTATGGAGGTGAGAAACAAATGTTAAAAACAAATCAAGAAGCATTAGGAAAACTAATTAAACGTGCAAAGATTCATTGTGAAGCTTCTGGAGCTTGTGGCGCTTCATGCCCAGACTAAAATTTTTACGAGCGCGTAATTTCTCAAAGAGAAATTACGCACTTATTTCAAATTAAAAGTGAATAAGTAATCTTATTTGATAGACATTTTTTCAAAATAGCAAAGCATAACTTGAAGACTATCTAAATAGTATTATTTTGTAAACTTAGTTAACAATTAATAAGATAAAGAGATAGGTAGGGGATAAAATGTATTCTGATTATCATGATATTTATTCAAAGTATGACCTAAAAAAAGGAAATTTAACATTTATGTATTTAAATATTACGAATAAATGTAATTTAAGATGTCGGTATTGCTATGATGAAACATCTAGAGTGTCTAAGGACACGAGATCTTTATCATTAGAGAACTATCAGGAAATTGCACGTGATTCTAAAAAATTAGGATTAAAACGTATTTGTATTACAGGAGGAGAACCTTTTGTTAATAAAGATTGGTTTGAAATAGGAAAAGCTTTTTATGAAGCAGGCATATCAATATCTTTTAGTTCAAATGGCACATTGATCACAGAAGATTCTGCTAAAAAGCTTAAAATGCTTGAAGCTGATATTCAAATAAGTTTAGATGGAAATGAAGATGTTATGCATTTTGTAACAAGAGTTCCAAAGACATTTAATAAAATAATCAAGTCAATTAATCTTTTGAAAAGTGAGGGTTTAAAAGTAACACTTAACAGTGTAATTGGCAAACACAATCGAGATATGGTTAAATATATAAATCAGATTTCTAAAGAAAAAAACATTATTACGCGCATAAATTTTTACTATAATTCGCTTAATGATGGTGAAGGGAAAATTGCTCCTCTTAGTATTGAGGAAATTGATGAAATAATATATGAAGTTAATGATATGGCAAAGACAAATAAGAATCTAATAATGGCGCTACCACCTTTATTAACCCCTGAAAATATTAATGTTGTTGTCAATCCAGGATGTGGTTGGGCATATCATGTTGCTGGTATATTACATAATGGAGATGTTACTGTTTGTGGAATAGCTTCTGGTTTGCCTGAATTAGTAGCAGGAAATATATTAAACACTTCATTCTATAAAATATGGACAGAATCAGAATTATTTAAGAAATTGAGAAAAAATGATGTTCAACAACTAAAAGGTCTTTGTGCTGAATGTCCTGTTAATAATATTTGTTTTGGTTATTGTAGGTTAGATTCATATATACGTGAAAAAGATATTTGTGGAGGATTCAATTTATGTCAACAATATTATAAAGCTATGCTAGATGGTAGAATTAAGAAAAATGTATTTCCATCAAAAATATTAGAGCTTTTTTAGATTAAGAAGTTTGTAGAATAATCAAGGGGTTCCGTCAACATTTCCGCCTTAACTTTGCTATATAAAATGATAGAGCATCATAGAATACTATGAAGTCTATCGTTTTATATAGTAGAGTTAAACTAGAGATGCTGTTGGTACCTCTGAATATAAAAAAGAAACTGAGCTTATTTCAAAGATAGAGCGTGTACATAAGGAGATATGTGAAGCCTGTGTTACATGCAACTGCACGGCTTAAAAAAGAAGGGATATTTAATATATTTTGCAATAAAACAGTAAATGAGAGTATAACAATTGCAAAACATTTAATATTTTATAAACAAAGTTTACACTACTAGCAGCATAATGTAGAAGTTTCATACTCTTATCATTTTACAAAAATAAGATTTAAAGATATTTAAAGTCTTGTAAAAATAACAAAAAGGTGAAAAATTATGAATATAAAAATTATTAATCGAGATTATGCTTATTTTATATATGGTCAGATGATTTCTGAATTAGGAAATACAATCCATAGAGTAGCAATGATATGGACAGTGTATAAAATTATAGGAAGTGGTAGTAAAACAGGATTACTATATGGTTTGGTAATAATCCCTGGAATAATTTTAATGCCTTTCGCAGGTGGAATAGTAGATAGTTTTGATAGAAAAAAACTTTTAATTCTCTGTGATATAGCTTCAGGTATAAATATATTGATATTAACTATTCTTTTTTGGAGAAATAATTTAGGTTTTTTTAGTTTGTTGGTTGTACTAAGTATTCAATCGGTAGTGTTCTCACTTGGTTCTACAACACGTAGCTCATTAATTCAGAATATTGTTAAAAAAAATGATTATATAGAAGCGAATTCAATACATATTTTTGTTAAAAATTTTACGCAAATAGCATTACCTTCAATTGGTGGTTTATTAATAGCGCGATTTAATCCAGGTATTTGCTTTATAATTAATTCTCTTACTTTTTTTATAGCTACATTATTTACATTTGAAATTCAAA is from Abyssisolibacter fermentans and encodes:
- a CDS encoding MurR/RpiR family transcriptional regulator, with the protein product MSLFSKQALSQFSELDYEIYNFILKNSEKIAYMTIREMANEAHVSTTTITRFCRKLNCDGFSEFKVRYKLEAEKSKNHQKRYDFSIVLDFLQRANTQAFQNQLDKIATIIASKKHVIFLGVGNSGIIADYASRYFCNVGIFSTGVNNPMFPINLEVPSETIIITLSVEGEIEALVNNSEILKRSKATVVSITNSKNSTLAKMTDYNISYYIQRELAYENSWGKVDITSQIPAMYIIEALAKLTMLKKQSIKTTSEC
- a CDS encoding recombinase family protein; this translates as MGQFYYILNNLEGNYEIGYARVSTREQNLDLQIDALKSSVCKKIFTDKVSGAKEEKPGLKQAFEYARKGDIIVVWKLDRSGRSLKHLIEIINELNEKEIGFLSLKENLDTTSSTGKLMFHIFASLAEFERDIIRERTLAGLSSARARGRVVSIRNTYFGIYSR
- a CDS encoding radical SAM/SPASM domain-containing protein gives rise to the protein MYSDYHDIYSKYDLKKGNLTFMYLNITNKCNLRCRYCYDETSRVSKDTRSLSLENYQEIARDSKKLGLKRICITGGEPFVNKDWFEIGKAFYEAGISISFSSNGTLITEDSAKKLKMLEADIQISLDGNEDVMHFVTRVPKTFNKIIKSINLLKSEGLKVTLNSVIGKHNRDMVKYINQISKEKNIITRINFYYNSLNDGEGKIAPLSIEEIDEIIYEVNDMAKTNKNLIMALPPLLTPENINVVVNPGCGWAYHVAGILHNGDVTVCGIASGLPELVAGNILNTSFYKIWTESELFKKLRKNDVQQLKGLCAECPVNNICFGYCRLDSYIREKDICGGFNLCQQYYKAMLDGRIKKNVFPSKILELF
- a CDS encoding MarR family transcriptional regulator — translated: MTTIAQRLGVTKGAIFKIIQKLEKKELLSRYKKLENNKNTYFKLTKRGLLAYQGHEKFHEDFFGEPSEEFLNFINDNESIILDMFDFTKQYLIKYIKKIETEK
- a CDS encoding 6-phospho-beta-glucosidase, which produces MKKNLKIVTIGGGSSYTPELIEGFIKRKDELPIKELWLVDIEAGREKLEIVGALAKRMVKAAGLDWEINLTLDRRKALKDADFVSTQFRVGLLDARIKDERIPLSHGIIGQETNGAGGMFKAFRTIPVILDIVEEMKELCPKAWLVNFTNPSGMVTEAVMRYGHWDKVVGLCNVPIMCSKIAAGALKEKEEDLFFRFGGLNHFHWHRVWNKIGEEKTKDVIEVAYTSPERLAKALEEIKRPLNPNNNVDEGVEEKAGVQNIPNIGFLPDQVRNLGIIPCMYHRYYYITDDMLKEQLEAFEKGETRAEVVKRTEAELFELYKDPNLSIKPPQLAKRGGAYYSDAACELITSIYNDKRSHMVVSTKNNGAISDLPNDVVVEVSSIITSNGPVPLSWGSFDVSSRGLLQHMKDMELTTIKAAVTGDYSTALQAFTINPLVPSGKIAQTILDEMLVAHKEYLPQFEERIKFLESKSN
- a CDS encoding helix-turn-helix transcriptional regulator; this translates as MGKRSKEEVLKGYIKTTDFWADFLGKEYEIVIHDVESVEKSIIYIRNNFSGRKIGGSITDLGLRILKENEYTDDEYFVNYTSKTIDGKIIRSATYFIKDDDDKIIAMMCVNIDVTKAKFFSDYLQEFLIGQKVIPSYNLTSVPNKKDISEALYDSIEDVAHHMINEALSHIAVPVNRMTLDEKKEIISELDKKGFFLIKGSVKVVSQKLEVSETTVYRSIGSYKPNEL
- a CDS encoding DUF1893 domain-containing protein; this encodes MQTVSNQLIKLLEQNPEKTCFVLKHNQIVFTSEQKGVKPMMDYYSSYGSSTEPLTVVDRIIGKGAIILAILIGADQVITPIISQVALDFATKSNIKVKYCKIVPFIINRTKDGQCPIECSVTHINDIHEGYEAIRKTLLKLNTNKGTADCVKTNKINKQGDGSFVCIKNI